From the Cloeon dipterum chromosome 4, ieCloDipt1.1, whole genome shotgun sequence genome, the window aattttttgctgttgatagttttaaaatacagACTTGTTTTTAGAGCGCTGCTTCTTTCGACGCAGGAATCGTGTAAAGAATAACGCTCTGTAAAGTTTCGCCCCGTCCTCTTTGAGCGGCATTGGTGCCTGATACTTGGTAGCTCGATGGCGAACGCCGCTCGCCAAGACACGGCCAGCCCAACAGCACCCAACGACACTTCTTCCCGACCCACACTATTGAGCAAAAAGGCTTGCTAGGCACGCTGCCTGCCCTCCCTCGCTTTCCAGTCTTATTCAAGCAGTCGCGGCACATGCGCTTTCTCGTTCAATGGAAATGAATTATCAGCTCAACAGCTCGctcatcgatttttaaatacatactAACTCCAATCGCCAAGCTTTCTGAGAATTGCAATCATTTTGttctcaataaaaaaacaaattgagatAGAGAGAATTTCGATGGCACacccaattaattttcttgatttattgAGATactatttttctaagaaaacgTCAGATAACAGTAGAAGAtgatcttattttttatttcgcatatattcgagatttttttatcgatttattttacatcagATTTTCCGCTCACCTGTGTTTGGAGAAGCTAGTCCTATTTTTTACTCCAACTTGCGAGTGAACtgctttttccaattttctcttccTGCGAAAGGCACAGAAATTGAGAATGTTGGGATTTTCCAATATGCACGTGACAAAACGCTGTTGATAATAAAGGGATCATAAAGCTTACCTAAAAATTGTGACGTAAATAATGCCACCAATTGCGATAAGGCAGAGCGCGACGATTACAGCGAGCACGATCACCGCGATCGTCAAACCTTCGTCAGGGTCAGATCCTCCCCCACTCGAGTCCCAACCACCCGCCTCTTCCCAGGTCTGGATTCCAGCCAGAGTCCAGCCGGAGCCTGGCTGATAGCCCGACAAaagcctaaaattaaaaaaaataataataatcaaatgaATCATTTTCATCGTGGAAATCCTGTACTGTTTAATCTTTTCGTGGGAAGCAGAATTCCAATTCGTCTTGTCCAAGGCGTAGAGAACGAGAAGAAGGCCGCCAGCTCTTGCTCTGGAGCTTCCTAGTCTGCCATCGAGGTCCTCCGCGATGTACGAGTTCCTCAGGCTGCCCCACAAGTGCGAGTCGATTTTGGTGTTGAGGTCAGCGACGATTGTGTCTGCGTCATCTATCGTGGCTCCTTCAGCGATCACCACCGCTACTTGTCCCTCGTTCACCATTTTAATCTGGAAacatttaacaattattttttaaattgaagaaattaccGTTAAACCAGGCTTTGGAAAATTGGGAACTGTAGAAAATATGACTCTTCTCTAAATTTCCGGAAATaactcaataaataataatattttgaaaaattaatcataggAATCAATatctgttttctttttctttctttagcccactataaaattcatttcctattattaaagcacaatttttgcaCCAACAAATTTTTGCCCGACTCTTCCTTGCTTATTTATAAACCCcagaaaaaacttaaaaccCTGAGTTACAAAGGAAAGATCACCCCTAAATTGAACTTACGTCCAGTGTGAGACGACCTTGTTTTGCACCGTTGGCGCCTTCACTGTCAAGAGCTAAGATCGTTAACCGAATGTTTTCGTAGCTGAACCTTCCGTCCACTGGATACAATTCTCCTGTGATTTCGTCCAAATCAAACTCGTCGCTGATAAATTCCTGACGATATCTCAGCTTCTTGTCGTCTCCTTTATCGCTATCCGTagcctggaaaataaaattcaagatcaaatttccaaaagaaatttaaaatcacatacCTGAACTTTGGCAATGGCTCCAGGGAAAATTTGCCTTGCGAAATCTCTGCTAGGGTAGCCAACCCTGAGTTCTGCCGGTTCGAAAACAGGCTCGTGGTCGTTGACGTTGAGGATGTTTAAAACGACCAACATTTGCTGCTTGGTGACCTCCGCCTCGAGTCGAGCACGCTTTGTCGCGTTGAAGGTGTCCTTGACTTCCACATCTGACGAACATTCGACCTGCAGGCGAAGCACAACTTGCGGCACTTCCACATCTGCGAAGGCAGCGTCTTCGTAGTTGATCGCAGACAGACCCTTCAGGGCCCCGGTATTTACGTCGATTTCAAACCAACCGTCAAAAGCGGCATCGACGTCGTCAATACGGAATCTAAAACAtggggaaattaatttataaaattttttactgctggttttcaatttttgttcttcagTTTTCCACGAGAAGATGGCCAAATTTTTCtagttgattatttttttgaaacttttcaaattttagtattCATTTCTAAgtttataatcaaattttaaataaacaaataatgaccacctctatttttttttttaaaaaagaagatgTGTTGCCCATGATCAAACTTATTCAAGATACGGAGCGTCAATGAAggttcaaaaaattgtattttaatcaaatcaaaatagcaCGATTGGTCGATTTTGACCTACGGAACATGCTGGAGTTCCTCCCTGAGGTCAGAAAAGACCATCAGGACAAATAAGAAATTAGAATCAGTGATCGATATCGATAGATTCGCATATGTAGCGACTTTAACGGGCTCAGTATTGGTTCGATCtgcaagatctgcacaccGTTTGGAACAGGCATGTCGAGAGCTTCCAGAATATGAGAAAGTCGAGCCTTAGGAAGCCAAAAGGGTGCTCAGGAAACGCCCTGATTTGCCTAAAATCCTTTATCAATGATTGTACGTTTTACAATGtaagtttttttaagaaactttCTCTTACTCGCAGCCGGGACCCGTTGGTTGCGATCCAGGAATGAGATCTTCCGTTTCCTTTCCCTCCTCAACTTCTTTCGTAATCAGCGCGTATTTGAAGCAGGTTGTGCCATCCTCGCACTCGCCAATACTGTTCACGTCCAGAAATCCAAGAGCGGTGGCAGGGGTACCTCCCAACTCGACAATTTCGGCAGTGAGAGTAAACTCGTAGCTTCCAGGGGCAGCTCGTCGCGTCAGGGTCAGAACTCCGGTGGTCTCGTCCATGCTTAGTCTCGAGCTCAattctgtttcaaaattaattattaatagtcatataatttaaaaatttaaggattttaatttatagattttcATTTAGGCGGTCAAATCAGAGAGAGGGAAAGAAAATATACATTAAGTTAAACATTCACCAGGGATTTTCCGCTATTATAGATCTGTCttgcttgtttttttaatttcccttttctctcagttaaattaaattctctacTTCACTGTTCCCATTAAAAATGTGAGAAAAATCGTGTAACGCCTGCAATTTTCcgcttatgcaacctgcaagACTTGCTTCACGCGCGGATAGCCTATTGTGCGTTAGCACAGCAGTTCAGAGAACGCAAAAAATGGCTCCCCTTCTCCCCCCGAGGACGCATGAAACCGCACCACGGAATCAGCAGCGACTTACGTCTGCACCAGGTGGTTCTggtaaacattttattttttcgccaTTGTTACGGCAgcaaacaaaagtaaaaaaggcaGTCTTCCAGTGACTGCCCCAGGCCTCTGACGTGCCTGCACGCGGCACTTCTTTGCGAGCGATGGTTTTGCGTTTCCAGCGATAAGGTAGGGAAAGGaatctcttaattaattttttgtgtggtgaatttgtttttgcaatgTTCTGGGTTTTAAGCGCGGTTTgttgaaaaagtattttttggcatagcattaaaacaaaaaaacaatggCACTTGAGGTGTTTCCTAAGCAGAAAAGGGGGACAAAAAAGCGTAAATGTATTTGTTTCAAGGtcctgaatttatttttgcacttttgtcGCTCTATTTTCcctaaaacaattattaaacagACCATTTGGTAGAGCCAACAATACCAattgactttaattttttaaatttattcatttaaagtggaatgatacagcgcaacaatagaaaattatttgaattgttgcatgccataaacaattgatcgataaaaaattggttcaaatatttgcaataataaaaaaggaccttcctacagtaaagattcaaattttgccaaatttctccaaaatttacagtgcttgaacatattttcttggcatattccgattcctctcgtcgagatctgtccaacggtgtatgccacttattggggaaactcttggtttcgaaattaaatcggatttaaaataaggagacagccattaccatttgaaaagcacgctaactttcaagccaattttctcaaaaaattacagcgcttcttaggtcaatttaggctttaactgaatcctaagggacgagtttatgcattggcaacaagcattttccaggcttttgcagaatcattcctctttaatatgaagaaaaatttcccagTGGTTCCAAAAACATGCTTATTAAgtgtttctattatttttattttacttaggGATTCTTagctaatttatttagagTGAAACCCAACAGAAGAAATACTCAAAAATAGATCAGAAAAACACTCACCTGGGGAAGCGACAAAGCCGTATTTGATCGTGCCAGTTCCCTCAGTAATAACAGCTTCAACGGTGAACAATGGGACGTTAGCAGCGTCTCCCGGGACGGTGGTGGAATATTCGGGCTGTACGAACTCGATGTTGGAGGGTGGCTTGGGCGTGGTCGAGGTGCAGGGCGCGCAGGTGGGACACGTGGGCGGCACGGTGGGGAAGGGCGTCGGACACGATGGGCAGGTTGGGTGCGTCGGACACGTTTCGCCACCCGGCGAGCACGTGGGGCAAGTGGATGGCGTCTCAGTGGGACACACGGGGCAGGTGATCGGCGCCTCCGTCGTCTGCACCGGGCACTCCTCCACGGGCAGCGACACGTGCAACACTGTCCGCGCGACGAACCCACTTGTTGCTTCGCTgacctggaaaattaattgcgtaATGCGCTCATGATGTGTTATAGCTGCTGACTGCATTTTCCTTTTGCCACTTTAGCAATGAGAGTAATTACAGCGCGCTAGCTAGCATCCGgcccttttttaaatgtggtAAAGTGGTCGTTTTTATGGAAAGCAATATTACGCGTTTTTTCCTTGCCTGACCTTTTccgagaagaaaatatttgctctaaaatttgtattagGCCATTAAAATAGGTGctaatgattaaatttcatagaaaatgcagcttaaatatctttaaataacACAATTTACTTGTGAGAACCATTTTTCAAcgttgataatttaaaaaaaataaaatcctgcacaaatatgaaaatggaACTTTAATTGGAGCAAATTTTGGTAGTTTTGTCGTTATTTAGGAActaataatgttaaaattaaataaaataaaggtgCGGATTTCTctagaggaaaattttccttattaaaaTTGCGAAGTTTCCTCTTCTGAAATGTCTCACAATCAAATCATCCTCAATTTTCCACCCTTTTGTAGAGCCCTGAACTAAAAGAAACATTCTACTCAAAACCAACTGGTTTTTCAAGAcactacaaataaaaattatgcattttgaACTCTTCCGCCGAATTACTAACACATTTTGACTGATTTTGTAATGTATATCCTTTCTTACAGAGTTTTTATATCACAAAACAATCAATACTTTTagtttaacttttattttaattaaaattccccaTATGAGCaaatgaatttgtttattatttacctCAATTTCCAATGCTAAACCTGGAGGCACTTCTTCCTCTTCAGTGAACGGCAGAGTCTGTTCAATTCTGACCGTATTCCCTTCCACTTCGTACGTTCCCGTGAATCTGTCTTCAAAGGATGGcactaaaaattatcattttgatTGAGTTgctctaattattattaatattttttaattttacaatttcctGGTGCTTTTCTCAAAGTAACCACGATTCCTGCAGTGTTTTCTGGAGCCTCAACAAGTTCAATTTCCTCGCTTGGGACTAGCTCACCAGTGGCCTGGAAGTAATGAGTTAAGAAATggataaaatcattattaaattcacaacTTACAAAAGCATCGTCATCATCGGCCGTGTAGAAATTGCTCTTGAATCCAATAGTGACTGGCGTAGAATTTTCTGTGTCCACTTCGATAGTGACTGTTGCCCTGCTAGTCCTACGTTCTGCTCCTTCGTTgtcctttaattttaattaaaagtacatttatagaaacaaattttccggAAACGGGGCTTTTACCTGAGCAACTATTGTGACTTGCAAGGGTCCAGAGAGATTAAGCAATCGCTTTGACTTCAGGGCAACTGCATATCTTTTTTTAGGTGAACCACCCACGGTAAATTCCCCTTTGGGCTCAACATAAAAGTTTCCAGAAGGGTCCTCAATGCTGAACGTGACATCATTGTTGTAAATGTCGTTGTCAAAAGCCGCGATGGTTACTCCGTAAGCTGTGTTTATTTCGATCTCTGGAGGGAAAGGCATTGGCAGTTGGAAGTTGCTATTAAACTCATCAAATTGCGGATCGTATGTGTTGGTTAGCTGCAGCACCACATTTATcggctgaaaattttgttggatAACGCTCTTAGCACTCAATATACTCGATTAGaaacggaaaaattaaatcatatttaatctataaaaataaaactaattttactcGCACCAGAGAGAGGATTTCTCAAAAGCTGTACAATAATAtgtgcaaaattataaaaaactactgtttttttcagtttattcTAGAGTTGactagaaattttcagaaattttctctgttttccagattttataatttctaaataacaataaacttTCATAATTATCGAGTGTTAAgtttaattatgttaaaatattagtGTAGAGAGGAAATTGTGATCATACCCTTGTTTGTTGCACTCCATCTGCACATTGCAGATTAATCTCGAAAGTCACTGCTGAGGATTCCTGAAATAATGATGAGTCAAAGAGCTGGTTATTATCAGAAATTAGATCTCATACCGAAGTCTGTTCCACATTGGCAAATTCAGCTGTTGTTGCAATAATGAGTTTGCCGTCCAGAATTACcaaattgaagaatgcagATTCAATTTCAGTGACGCCTGGTatcatacatatttttatttaagtgatggaaaatttttagaatcagTCTCACCGTTGATATTTACGACGTCAAGGCTCCCAAATTGAGTTTCTGCTGGCGCATTGTCAGCAACGTCAAATCTAATATCTGAGGCTGGAGGAATCTCATTTCCATTTGAATCTTTTACAATGCAATCTGTAGAAgagatttttcattattaatacTTTTATAGACTCGGCCGTTCATTCTAAAATTAGAAGGAtgattgaacatttttttctgcttttctgATTTGCATTTAGACACGAAATGAAAGGTAACAACGCCATTTCCATCTTTagagtttcattttaaaacgttaaaactcatttaaatGGAAGAAGCCTgactaaaactaaaaattgctAAGATATATCTACATTTTTGGAGcgttattataaaatattttttgatctAAACATTTACTATTTACTATTacgagttttatttataaaattgaaaagaattaatattaataactttttccTGTGCGTAACGAAAATTTAGATCTAGCCAGTCTAAGAGTTCACCACGTAAgtaaactttaaataaaaatatttttgctttttgatcGAGTTTTGTTCGTTTTGCTAGAGTAAAAAAGGAGGCGAGgccaaaaattatacaaatttgcaataccctgaaaatcttaaattgtTGATAGAAAAATTGCTACTCAAATTTGGGTTGGATCGAGAAGTGACTAAAAATCGTCAGAATACAGTTTTAAACCAACtaaaaatgttggaaaatgAATCATCTAAAATTATTGCCAATCTTAACAATTACCTCATCACATATTTTTAGCCTTAAGTAGAAAAAAGGAGCATTAAAAAGAATCCTTGACACTATCCAGTAGATTagaacacaataaaaataataaaaacgtcCACTTAATTAGACACGATTAATCTGTCGAATTTCCAATGATTGCGaaagtcattttaaaaatgtttttgacgtGCATCATCTGATTAAGTTATCTTGCGCATTTTAAGTGATTGTCTGCTGTCAGCGGTTTGGCCGTTTCACAGGCAACGTGAAATGTTATCAGACAAAATCGAAATAGCTAGAAATAAGTATAAATCCCTAAAATGAAAGGTTTTCATCCGCAGGCGTCAAGACGGATTTAGCCCTTTTACGGCGACGGGTTGCCAAGCAACCTGGCCTGAGCGtggattaatattttgttggttttgCATGAAGTGACTGTGCGTTAtgccaaataataaatgtacgcCTCGTATGCTCGTCTCTCGCATTAtcgaaaaagagagaaaagtgaGGCCTTCAAGAGCACGTTTCTGCCTGCCACTTGATATGCGCACCTTTCGCAGGATTAGCATCTGTGACGTGCAAACTTCGATAtcgaaaatatcaatttacgCACGGCCCGTTGGTATTTTGGGAGCAGCTCTCTCacgattgattgatttttgtaaGGATTGGAAGATGTTATCGAATCTAACTAAAAATAGATACGAGACGCCCTCAAAATgtctttgaaaaatacatcAGACTTGTTTGACAAgtgttataaaattaattaattaataaactcACTTTGGGCGTTGACTGTCGAGATGACCAGGGTTGCCACCCACAGGCAGGAGATAAATCCTGACCTGAATTTCATCCTCAGGGTGCCTGAAGTGCGTCCAAACCAAGCAGAATTCAGCACTAACTAACCTCCACTGGTTCGTAAAGTAGGgtgaatgttttatttaaaggaGGCGACGTATCTGCTTGTGCGCTGAAAGCTTATATCTTATCACCTGCTGAGTGAGTGCGGCCGATCGGCAATCGCTGTTGCAAAGCGCTCTTTTTCATAATGCATCCCGATGTTTTTGATATGAATTTTAAGACATTTATGCAGATAAAAACGGTTGGATTGTGTCCCCGCGCCGTGAATCATTTTAGACTATAATCAGTGACGCACTTCGTCAAATATTCGGCTTTGAAGAATAAGCTGCCAGCGAttgttatcatttttttatctcgctcATGAAGTCGATCgtattaaaatgaatgttAGTGAGAGAATTGAGTTTTTTAGGTATTTACTACTTATTTATTGGTCAAATAAATGTATGATTGATTATACAGACTTTGTCACCATCTGTGGAGCGTCAAGGCATGAGTAGCCTGCTCTTCTTTGATTTTCTGCTTCTTTGATTGAATCATTATGTACTCTTCGTGCCTGGAAAGAAATTCAggattatatttaattatttaggtaaaataaattttgctataaTGCAGTTTGGTTAGAATTTGTATATCAAATTGTTAGTGTTGGAAATATTAGATggttttaataagaaaaatatgattaatatTAGAcggtttttctattttcactGCGACTTTCAATCTGGAggaagcaattttttgccCGATTTGCATGGTTTCGtggagaatttaattaatttatcaaaaaattcgaACAAAGACAACATGAAATTGTAAAGCAAgacgttaaaataatttaaagccattttttgggattatcaattttaaaaaggaatttgagtatttaattgatttcaacaTAATTATAACagtacacaaaaatttattttaattaaaagccatCTCGGaatgtatgatttttttcaaataaaatctctgCGTAACAGAAGTTGGTTCTCATCATTGCCTCacttggaatttttttcctctgatttgtataattaataaataccgTGCTTATTTAAAAGATATGCACCAAAAACTAATATTCAACCGTCCTTTGTAATTCCAATTACCCAAAGAGTAAAAGtgtgtaaattattatttttttttcacttgtGATGGCAGTTGTAGGTATTCTGTTAATTGCTCTTATGATAATAACTCATGGTTATCTGGTTGATCCCTGAAGTCCGCAATTTTTAGGGCGCGCTCATCAAGGTCTTTAACTAAATCACAATTCAAGCAGGATTATCTGTTTgttagtaattaattacttgTTAATTGGCAAGCGGTGGTAAAACTTGGTCATGCTGGCCCACTGACCATCGCAGAGGTCGTCAAAGGTCATATCCTCAATCGTCCTGCCACCAAGGTCACCAGGTCCTCGGCAGGTCGGGCTTGTGTCCCAGACTTTTCGGTTATTTGCACGCAACCAACTGTTCCCAGataattcgaaattttatctacaaatcgaattttttcaatacttAGCCAAATAGAGAATGTTGCAGTCGCAGTGCCACGGATTCTTGGCCAATTTGACCGTCACAAGTTTCGTCAGCGGCTCGAAGCAGTTGGCCGACAAGAAGCGGAGCTTGTTGCTATCAAGTTGTCTAAAACATCACTcaataaattggtttaatgAGCGGAATAAGGAAAACCGCTCACAATTTTCGCAGGTTGGGGACGTGCATAAAGGCGTTCGTCTTCACGTCTTTCAGCAAATTATTGTTCAGCATAAGCGAGCTCAAATTTCGCAGACCTGTCAATGCGGCGCCGTCAATCCTCTCGAGATTGTtggaaaagaggaaaagctTCTCGAGAGAAATCATGTTGTCGAACGCACCATCCGGGATCTCGTCCAGTTGATTCTGACCTAAATGCAGCTCGCGAAGATTTTCAAGTAGATAAAAGTCTACCTCTTTTATctgaaaagaggaaaagcaACACAGTTGAGGTTGACTTGTCATCATTGCTGCAGTTGAGCTGATCATTTTTCGCTCCATTTACTTCCGCAACATATCTTGGTcagtatttgatttttttcaatatagaAAAAACTATCTGCAAGAGCACTCTTTGAAATGAAGGaggagaaaatattaaaattagttttatctATATTACCTCAAATACATGGTTCGTAAAAAatcccatttaaaattaattttatgactttGGAAATgtattcaattgaaaatttgtattcttATTTCTATGAATAGctttcaaatat encodes:
- the LOC135943116 gene encoding uncharacterized protein LOC135943116; translated protein: MKFRSGFISCLWVATLVISTVNAQNCIVKDSNGNEIPPASDIRFDVADNAPAETQFGSLDVVNINGVTEIESAFFNLVILDGKLIIATTAEFANVEQTSESSAVTFEINLQCADGVQQTRPINVVLQLTNTYDPQFDEFNSNFQLPMPFPPEIEINTAYGVTIAAFDNDIYNNDVTFSIEDPSGNFYVEPKGEFTVGGSPKKRYAVALKSKRLLNLSGPLQVTIVAQDNEGAERRTSRATVTIEVDTENSTPVTIGFKSNFYTADDDDAFATGELVPSEEIELVEAPENTAGIVVTLRKAPGNLPSFEDRFTGTYEVEGNTVRIEQTLPFTEEEEVPPGLALEIEVSEATSGFVARTVLHVSLPVEECPVQTTEAPITCPVCPTETPSTCPTCSPGGETCPTHPTCPSCPTPFPTVPPTCPTCAPCTSTTPKPPSNIEFVQPEYSTTVPGDAANVPLFTVEAVITEGTGTIKYGFVASPELSSRLSMDETTGVLTLTRRAAPGSYEFTLTAEIVELGGTPATALGFLDVNSIGECEDGTTCFKYALITKEVEEGKETEDLIPGSQPTGPGCEFRIDDVDAAFDGWFEIDVNTGALKGLSAINYEDAAFADVEVPQVVLRLQVECSSDVEVKDTFNATKRARLEAEVTKQQMLVVLNILNVNDHEPVFEPAELRVGYPSRDFARQIFPGAIAKVQATDSDKGDDKKLRYRQEFISDEFDLDEITGELYPVDGRFSYENIRLTILALDSEGANGAKQGRLTLDIKMVNEGQVAVVIAEGATIDDADTIVADLNTKIDSHLWGSLRNSYIAEDLDGRLGSSRARAGGLLLVLYALDKTNWNSASHEKIKQLLSGYQPGSGWTLAGIQTWEEAGGWDSSGGGSDPDEGLTIAVIVLAVIVALCLIAIGGIIYVTIFRKRKLEKAVHSQVGVKNRTSFSKHRESLAVEVAKRSHVNGFDTPKKDELIVEPEMEERRKSATVKFNDEPEVIPSNESVRL